In Cryptomeria japonica chromosome 1, Sugi_1.0, whole genome shotgun sequence, the sequence ATTAATATGAAAACTATTAAATGATTTTGTGTCAACCAATATTAATATTGATCTTAACATATTATAAATcagataaataattataacatttaaaataaaagaaatatgattTAATTTCTTTAATAAAAGGTATATATATTAAGCATTATTTTAACTTTACCCCTAATCTAGATATGTTTAATCTCTTGAATACATTAGAATATTTAGTTATATAACTTGTAAAGAACCTGTCGAAATACATTCTTGACATTATAACTTTTAAATTTGTTATTGAATAATCCATCGTTATCCTTGCAATATGTGAGACGTGCAGTAAATTTTTGTGGAGTCTTATCAAATAACAACTGCGAGGTGCACCCTTTGCTGACAATCATTGTTGGTGACCTGCTTTTCTCACTAATAACAATAATTCACTCTCCATTATCGTCACTCCAAAATCATTTACGTGACCTAATCCTTGTTCGGCAGTCTCAAATCATTTTGACATTATGTTATCTGGCTAAGGAATTGGATCGAAATTATTGATGATAAGTAAACCGCGGGGATCACAAGATAATAGTAATAAAGATATTCATCAACGTCAACTTTGAGGTTACCCGCTTTTATTTACTTCCACTCAATTATCGCAACAGCAATGTGAGCTCGATGAATTCACCGATTCAAATTCGGTTTAGTAAAGATAAAAACAGATTTATATAGCTGATTTTAAACCGGAGTCAATTTGTTTCATAGCAGAACCCGCCAACGATACAACCGAGATCGAGGACAATTGTTTGTGAAATTTTATGGATCAAATTCAACGATAAACGAAAACTTCTAGATCAAATGAAATGATTAGATGGCCGTATGTTCGGCAGCATTCTAAACTTTTTGTCGGGCTTGGAATATTATCATGTTTGTCCACAATCATTCGGGACATAAACTTTTGAGCTCGCTGAAGAGGAATGGCTTCACGTTTCCTTCATCCACTGGCATGGGATTGGCTCCATAAGGCATGGTTGATAGAGGGATAATAGACATTCTATAAGCTATTGTCttaaatttcatttattaaattttgatttttacattTAGAATTTTTACATGTTAGACATTCAGAATTAATTGATATTTTCTAAATTTAATAAATTGTTTAGTGTGAGATTTAAGACTGATCCTCTATAATAAATCCTCCCATAAATCATCTATTCTATTCAAAAATTGTTGTGCACAATGGCGGTTGTTAGCCTGAACAATCCAATTGTTCATTTAGTAGTGTTAGGCTGGGTCTTCATGGGTTGTATTGGGCTTGGTCTAATGAATATCGATGGAGCTCCGTATGTGCCTGCAATGTTTGTTTTCGGGGACTCGCTAGCAGATACTGGGAACAACAATCTCATTCCAAACTGTAAAGTGCGTGCAGACATCATACCATATGGCATCTCCGCTTTTCCTAAACCAACCGGCCGTTTTTCAGATGGCTACATTACTTTTGATTATATAGGTATGTATTGAAAAATGTTATTGAGACGTTTTCACAAAAAGAATCACAGCTTCATGTTGTATTGGCTTTGATTTTTTATTGCTTTTTCTGAATGATATTTCTTTTATGCTCCAATTCCGCTCTATCCTCAGGAAATATCAAGTTCATTGAGATGATTTGGAAAACTAGAGTTACATGTCttaattattttttgaattttcaaactatgATATCTCAATGAATTCTATAAATTGTGTTTTAAACTAATAGAATTTGATACACGTATATGACCACCTaatttaaactatattaaaaaaaatcgaaattaatataaataattatatgcaCGATCTTCTTATTTTCGGTTTCTCATCTAACATATCTAATAAAATAGAGCTGGATTATATGGATCAAATGGAAGAATacttaaaaacaattaattttatggTTACTGTGGTTGCAGCTTCCTTTTTAGGGTTGAGTTCCCCCAATCTACTGCTTTCACATCCGACAAGTATTTCAAGTGGAATCAATTTTGCATCTGCAGGGAGTGGATTGCTCGACTCAACTGGAAAACGAAAGGCCTGTTTTATTTGCATTGTATTTCTTTACTAAATTGGAGACCTAAGATCACTGCAATTATAGATAAACACACTACATTCAAATGCAAAGCTTTACGTTAATTCTCTTCTTTATGCAGAATGTTATGCCTTTGAGTCGACAaatacaaaaatttcaaaacatttctAACATGTTGATTAAAGAACAAGGATACGAGAAAGCCAAGTTCCGCATAGCCAACTCTTTGTTTTGTATTTCAATTGGGAGCAATGACATCGCGGAATACATCATACGCATGATTAATGGCGTTACAGACCCTCCAATGGAACAGTTCGCTAGAAAGCTTTTCAAAGCATATGACGAACACTTAGTAGTATGTCTCCTAATACTTTATTTTGTAACGTTTGGCACAAAATATTATAGATTTATGACTACTTTTACTAAGTTTTCGACGAATTAGTAATTCTACTTTAACTACAGTTGTAATCTGTCACTTCTTAGGAGCTTTACAAATCTGGAGCAAGAAAATTCCTTCTTGTAGATGTCCCCGCTCTTGGATGCACTCCTTATGCAAGACAATTCATAGATTTTTTTGCACCACATTCTTGTTTTCCCCCGGCAAACGATTTGAGTATAAAATATAACAGCTGGTTGAGAAAATTAGTGGATCATTTGAATCAAAAGTTAGATGGAGCGTCCATCATTCTTCTTGATTCCTATTCTAAAGTGATGGACATGATATTTCATGCTGAATCATATGGTATAAGTTTATCTATGCTTTTATAATGTCTGAATTGTACTTATCATACTTTTTGCGTGCCTAGATTGGCTCATTTAAATTCAGGGTTTAATATATCGAATATGTGAGATGTAGGGTTTTTGGAGACAAAATTTGCATGCTGTGGGTCTGGAACGTTAAATGTGTCTAAGGATTGCGGAAAGACGACTCCTCCTGATCAATATTGCAAGGATCCAGACACACATTTATTTTGGGATTGGGCTCATCCCACACAAAAAGCTGCTAAGATTTTTGCGGATGCAATATGGAGTGGAAATTCATCCGTTATCCATCCGTTCAATCTCTCTACTCTAGTACTGGCGAGAAAATGATAGGTTATCTTTTTAGTAAATTGCCTTTATTAGGAGAATAGTAGTTGAAAATGGCTGTCATTTGGCAGCTAGccgtttaaaaataaattattaggaTGGAGGGATTCTTTGAGGGCTGGGGGTTTGATTGCATATGTTAAAATTTCCATCCTCTTATGTACTAGTTGTTATTATGGTTGGAAAATACCTGCATTTCTAgacctatttttattttcttgaggGGCAATATTAACAAATCTATATAccatttcttttttttatttaattgagaCTTACAATAATTGGTCAATAATGTTGTATTATAGATAATAgttatttgttatatatatatatatataaaatttatgtttgatataatgtataaCTTAAGTTATTATTTAAATTTGTTAAAATATCACTAAGGAGATATTGATAATTTAATGAATCATGGTATCTCTTTGTAAATTGGTGATGCATATGTCTACACTTAGAGATGGATCTCAAACTTCAACCCATAAGATGTGGCACCTTTAGATGGATCGATATGGGTTCACTTATATCATCTTTTCTTAGATTACTTCTCTAGAGTTTACCTCCACCAAATCATAAATTATATTATCTGGTGGATTAGGGAAATTGGAATGTGATTTAATATACATGAATTAAATTAATCATAATCATGGAAAATCCATTGTTATTAGGTTGATTACATTTTCTCGTGATGGCTATAATAGATAGAAATAAAAGAGGCAAAATGCTATTATCTACGATGCATAAGTAGGAAATACTTTATTTCTCTTACCTTCACCTTCAGAAAAGGAAATATTTACCCAAGAAGGTAAACAATATGCGAGATCTATCTTGTATAACAAATCTAGAGTTTAGCAATGGCAAATGTGCAAAATACTTCTCTAGGTGTAGATCAAGGGAAATTAGTGTCATATCCCATCTATTTACTTAATTTAGTAATGCAATAAATTAGAATAATTTTTTAAGTTAATTATCTCATGATTTTTTATTAGGGATAAATGTGAAGAAATCAATGAAGTAAATGAAAAGaataattaattatgatattttttttacaaaaattttatttatttaaattttgttacacctccattcggtgtgggcaccggtaggaaagaatggaggaaagaaaacctccagtctcaCCCAGATCCACTATTGGATCAGAAAAATagatttattttacattttatacCTTTACAAGCCCCTGTTACATTCAGGGTTTTTACAGCTTCTTCGACATTACATGCCTTTTCAATCCCCAGTTACATCCAGGGATGTATTACAATTTATTCAGCAAATCATCCCAGCTTACAATCAATGCTTAGATTTAGTCTAAGCTTCCTTTCTTTATTCTGTATTCTGAGCTTTTACAATAGAAGATTGAATTCCACTATGAACTTATGCCCTCGCATAATTCTTTCTTGCTCTGGCTCTATTGACCCTGCCACTTGTTTTAAtctgcacaagaatactcaaacacAACTACAAAACTCCATTTATGTTAGCATCTGAATCATTTATATATAGGAAATTATGATTTACCATATTCCCTAAGAGGGTATTATAGCCTGTTACTCTCTTAAATTATTTTACCTATTCCAAAGATATTATAACGTAAGAGATAATCCAGGCTACAGTATTCTCCCAGATAATAAAGTCTAAAATCAGAGTCTTGTTACCAAGAGATAATGACATTTCCTATGGATCATCAAAAAAGGAAAGCTTTCATGTATCTATTCAGCATATTTACCAGTTTACCGTATAAACAACTACTTCATGTGGAAAGAGAAGAATTTATTTGAGCTGTTTCTTGGTGATTTCTCCATAGAATGCCATCTGCCTTTTGACACTTTTAAGCCTGATTATGGTATCCATGTGATACAATATTCTGAATAAAACATGCCACTTTCTAAACTGCTAAAGTTCAGTAGTCTTTTTTAGGCCCTTGTGAAACCTGACCTTTTGTGATACCACTGAGTAATAATTATTTGTCAAGCCTCTTCTTGGGAAACTCCAATTAAGGGATAACTTATTGCTAACGTTTCCCATTTAACTCATTAAACAGTGAGTGTGTTTTGATTTCTGAATTTTCCGTATTGCAACTATCACTATATCCTCCCTTTTGATTTCGCCAATGCTATCTTTAGAGAGTTCATACTTAGAAATGACTCTTCGCACCAGTTTCCTTAAAAATAATCATTAAACAATCAACCATTTATTTATGACTGAGTCGCATGTGCTGCTATACTTAAATGCCCGTTTAAAATTCTTATATACAGGACAATCCTCCTTGAGGTGAAATCTTTCCTAATAATATCAGATATTACATATGACAGATTAATCAATATCTTGTCTAGCCTTAGGCTTATAATATCTTTCTTTATCTTCGTCATCTGATGCATAAAACCATCGGGTAATGGAAAGGAACCCTGTTTCAAATAACTCCACATTTTTGTCCACTACTTTAAATGATGAG encodes:
- the LOC131070256 gene encoding GDSL esterase/lipase 6-like; translation: MAVVSLNNPIVHLVVLGWVFMGCIGLGLMNIDGAPYVPAMFVFGDSLADTGNNNLIPNCKVRADIIPYGISAFPKPTGRFSDGYITFDYIASFLGLSSPNLLLSHPTSISSGINFASAGSGLLDSTGKRKACFICINVMPLSRQIQKFQNISNMLIKEQGYEKAKFRIANSLFCISIGSNDIAEYIIRMINGVTDPPMEQFARKLFKAYDEHLVELYKSGARKFLLVDVPALGCTPYARQFIDFFAPHSCFPPANDLSIKYNSWLRKLVDHLNQKLDGASIILLDSYSKVMDMIFHAESYGFLETKFACCGSGTLNVSKDCGKTTPPDQYCKDPDTHLFWDWAHPTQKAAKIFADAIWSGNSSVIHPFNLSTLVLARK